From one Colletotrichum destructivum chromosome 3, complete sequence genomic stretch:
- a CDS encoding Putative FAD-binding oxidoreductase/transferase, type 4, FAD-linked oxidase-like protein, which produces MAFRASTRSASLLRSAPHPCRNLTRRPVLTQYGPACQSAHPRFIQSTSSESSRKSHRFIPLQLLALGAIPLLAGYLLGRSGAPGLDTASQGKLSQVDFADRKYMLLAAKEISNALGDDALSFDEDEIELHGHSDWSTSNSSGRPVAIVYPRTTEEVSQIAMICNKHNVPMVPFGAGSSVEGSFSSPYSGICIDFVHMDKIIAFHPDDMDVVVQPGVNWVTLNKTIQDAGLFLPLDPSPTAMVGGMVSTNCSGTNAFRYGTMKDWVVNLTVVLADGRVVKTRRRPRKSSAGYNLTSLFVGAEGTLGLVTEVTLKLAVVPQNTGVAVVSFPTIDDAARAATGLIRSGILLGALEFMDEVQMQVINRHGSAAVRKTAWDEKPTLFLKFSGTTDGIKGDISRVKDIVQPFNPRNIFFAKDKQEEADLWAARKEALWTMTSIKPEGYSLWSTDVAVPISRLAEIITLSKEDSGKLGLFASVIGHVGDGNFHQAVMYDPKNEGQRAAVAKCVHDMMSRALEMEGTVSGEHAIGIGKKDCLVDELGGDAIDLMKTLKQAVDPKWIMNPGKVFDLPAGSKAVAAS; this is translated from the exons ATGGCTTTCCGTGCCTCTACGCGCTCTGCCTCTCTGCTGAGGAGTGCGCCTCATCCCTGCCGGAACCTGACGCGTCGTCCAGTCCTCACCCAGTATGGGCCAGCGTGCCAATCGGCCCATCCCAGGTTCATTCAATCGACTTCTTCTGAATCGTCTAGGAAGAGTCATCGGTTCATACCCCTTCAGCTGCTGGCTCTCGGCGCCATTCCCCTCTTGGCCGGATATCTGCTCGGACGATCCGGTGCACCCGGCTTAGACACAGCTTCTCAAGGCAAGCTTTCTCAGGTAGACTTTGCAGACCGGAAGTATATGCTGCTT GCGGCTAAAGAAATCTCGAATgccctgggcgacgacgcgctcagcttcgacgaggacgagattgAGCTGCATGGCCACTCGGACTGGTCAACGTCCAACTCGAGCGGTCGACCAGTGGCCATTGTCTATCCCaggacgacggaggaggtcTCCCAGATCGCCATGATTTGCAACAAGCACAACGTGCCGATGG TGCCGTTCGGTGCCGGATCCTCGGTCGAGGGCAGCTTCTCATCGCCCTACAGCGGGATTTGCATCGACTTTGTGCACATGGACAAGATCATCGCTTTCCACCCCGACGA catggacgtcgtcgtccagcccgGCGTGAACTGGGTGACGCTCAACAAGACCATTCAAGACGcgggcctcttcctcccgctGGACCCCTCGCCAACGGCCATGGTCGGCGGCATGGTCTCGACCAACTGCAGCGGCACCAACGCCTTCCGCTACGGCACAATGAAGGATTGGGTCGTCAACCTCACCGTCgtgctcgccgacggccgcgtcgtcaagacgaggcgccgcccgcgcAAGAGCTCGGCCGGCTACAACCTCACCTCgctcttcgtcggcgccgagggcaccCTGGGCCTGGTCACCGAGGTGACGCTGAAGCTGGCCGTCGTGCCGCAGAACAcgggcgtcgccgtcgtgtcGTTTCCGAccatcgacgacgcggcgagggcggcgacggggctgATCCGCTCGGGCATCCTGCTGGGCGCGCTCGAGTTCATGGACGAGGTGCAGATGCAGGTCATCAACCGCCACGGCAGTGCGGCCGTCAGGAAGACGGCGTGGGATGAGAAGCCGACCCTTTTCCTGAA GTTCTCGGGCACAACCGATGGGATCAAGGGGGATATATCTCGCGTCAAGGACATCGTGCAGCCGTTCAACCCGCGCaacatcttcttcgccaaaGACAAacaggaggaggccgaccTCTGGGCCGCGAGAAAGGAGGCCTTGTGGACAATGACCTCCATCAAACCCGAGGGGTACTCGCTGTGGTCCACCGACGTGGCGGTGCCGATCTCGAGACTGGCCGAGATCATTA CCTTATCAAAGGAGGACTCTGGGAAGCTGGGCCTGTTCGCGAGCGTCATCGgccacgtcggcgacggcaactTCCACCAGGCCGTCATGTACGACCCCAAAAACGAGGGACAGCGGGCCGCGGTCGCCAAGTGCGTCCACGACATGATGAGCCGGGCtctggagatggaggggacGGTTTCG GGGGAACACGCAATTGGCATTGGAAAAAAG GACTGCCTTGTGGACGAACTCGGTGGTGATGCGATCGACTTGATGAAGACGTTGAAACAGGCGGTAGATCCCAA ATGGATCATGAACCCGGGCAAGGTCTTTGATCTGCCCGCAGGTTCCAAAGCCGTCGCAGCCTCGTAG
- a CDS encoding Putative GNAT domain, acyl-CoA N-acyltransferase, whose protein sequence is MPSTDITFTTLPRSHSDPSKFHRLTTLYKSFRLLSLRLSPESFGSSYAREVAFPWDTWTSRLSNPLATTIVAYKSTSSFDPAPEIEPAPAGVPATPDNVNLDAALSAEWLASLTIIGPLDTAALATSLHLDPDLVDLGSSQETGTETDTETPTRQQHILNGMYVVPSARGEKLGIRILEHVKDLVASEARSQGRGARISLIVDYDNAAARKTYERCGFEVVHRYWFGDYREGRGARTEAAVMVLDIGCEVKRHVTDNLT, encoded by the coding sequence atgccgtccaCCGACATTACATTCACAACCCTCCCCAGATCCCACTCGGATCCCTCCAAGTTCCACCGCCTTACGACCCTCTACAAGTCCTTccgtctcctctccctccgccTCTCCCCGGAATCCTTCGGCTCGTCCTACGCCCGCGAAGTCGCCTTCCCCTGGGACACATGGACGTCGCGTCTCTCCAATCCGCTGGCCACGACCATCGTCGCCTACAAATCCACATCGTCCTTCGACCCAGCCCCGGAAATCGAACCCGCTCCGGCCGGCGTCCCAGCGACCCCAGACAacgtcaacctcgacgcGGCTCTCAGCGCGGAATGGCTCGCCTCCCTAACGATAATAGGCCCCCTGGACACCGCGGCCCTCGCGACGTCCCTCCACCTGGAccccgacctcgtcgacctcggctcGTCGCAGGAGACGGGCACAGAGACAGACAcggagacgccgacgaggcagCAGCACATCCTCAACGGCATGTACGTCGTCCCCTCCGCGCGgggcgagaagctgggcaTCCGGATCCTGGAGCACGTCAAGGACCTGGTCGCCTCCGAGGCGAGATCGCAGGGCCGGGGGGCGCGCATCTCGCTGATCGTCGACTACGACaacgcggcggcgaggaagacgtATGAGAGGTGCGGATTCGAGGTCGTGCACCGGTATTGGTTTGGCGACTATCGTGAGGGCAGGGgggcgaggacggaggcggcggtcaTGGTGCTTGATATTGGCTGTGAGGTTAAACGGCATGTCACGGACAACTTGACCTGA